A DNA window from Rhineura floridana isolate rRhiFlo1 chromosome 11, rRhiFlo1.hap2, whole genome shotgun sequence contains the following coding sequences:
- the SLC12A6 gene encoding solute carrier family 12 member 6 isoform X2, with the protein MASVRFMVTPTKIDDIPGLSDTSPDLSSHSSSRVHFSSRESVPETSRSEGASDFSRATTSLATEAAEPATDKTTNPHTDVAEDPGHKKDPHNAYLNNINYEDGDEFFDKNLALFEEEMDTRPKVSSLLNRMANYTNLMQGAREHEEAENVPPGKKKTTKSPQMGTFMGVYLPCLQNIFGVILFLRLTWVVGTAGVLQAFAIVLICCCCTLLTAISMSAIATNGVVPAGGSYFMISRALGPEFGGAVGLCFYLGTTFAAAMYILGAIEIFLMYIAPEATVFRSEDPLKEPAAMLNNMRVYGSAFLVLMVLVVFVGVRYVNKFASLFLACVIVSIVAIYAGAIKSSFAPPDFPICMLGNRSLSQHHINACAKTEVHDNLTQHTLLWERFCNTSKHRNASCDEYFQHNNVTVIQGIPGLASGIIADNLWSNYLVKGEIIEKPSLHSVGVWGSLNQQYVLADITTSFTLLVGIFFPSVTGIMAGSNRSGDLKDAQKSIPIGTILAILTTSFVYLSNVVLFGACVEGVVLRDKFGDTVKGNLVVGTLSWPSPWVIVVGSFFSTCGAGLQSLTGAPRLLQAIAKDNIIPFLRVFGHGKANGEPTWALLLTAGIAELGILIASLDMVAPILSMFFLMCYLFVNLACALQTLLRTPNWRPRFRYYHWALSFMGMSICVALMFISSWYYAIVAMVIAGMIYKYIEYHGAEKEWGDGIRGLSLSAARFALLRLEEGPPHTKNWRPQLLVLLKLDEDLHVKHPHLLTFASELKAGKGLTIVGSVMVGNFLESYSEALAAEQTVKHLMEAERVKGFCQVVVATKVREGISHLIQSCGLGGMKHNTVVMGWPNAWRQSEDARAWKTFIGTVRVTTAAHLALLVAKNVAFFPSNTDPFSEGNIDVWWIVHDGGMLMLLPFLLKQHKVWRKCKIRIFTVAQLEDNSIQMKKDLATFLYHLRIEAEVEVVEMHDSDISAYTYERTLMMEQRSQMLRQMRLSKTERDREVNWAQTRWEGFKRLAVFSGFLIDLPGMPLSQAQLVKDRNSMLRLTSIGSDDDEETETYQEKVHMTWTKDKYMASRGHKPRTLEGFQDMLNMRPDQSNVRRMHTAVKLNEVIVNKSHEAKLVLLNMPGPPRNPEGDENYMEFLEVLTEGLERVLLVRGGGSEVITIYS; encoded by the exons ATCCTGGTCACAAGAAGGATCCTCATAATGCCTATCTCAACAATATCAACTATGAAGACGGCGATGAATTCTTCGACAAGAATTTGGCACTCTTTGAG GAAGAGATGGATACCCGGCCGAAGGTATCCTCCCTGCTCAACCGCATGGCCAATTACACCAACCTGATGCAGGGAGCCCGTGAACATGAGGAGGCTGAGAATGTCCCTCCAGGCAAGAAGAAAACTACCAAG TCTCCACAGATGGGCACATTCATGGGAGTTTATCTGCCTTGCTTGCAAAACATCTTTGGAGTGATTCTCTTCTTACGGCTCACCTGGGTAGTGGGTACAGCTGGCGTGTTGCAAGCCTTTGCCATCGTCCTCATCTGCTGTTGCTGT ACACTGCTAACAGCCATCTCCATGAGTGCCATCGCTACCAATGGAGTTGTGCCTG CTGGGGGTTCATACTTCATGATCTCACGAGCTTTGGGTCCTGAGTTTGGAGGAGCTGTGGGACTCTGCTTCTACCTGGGCACCACCTTTGCTGCTGCAATGTATATCTTGGGAGCCATTGAAATCTTCCTG ATGTACATTGCCCCCGAAGCGACCGTCTTCCGTAGTGAGGATCCCCTGAAGGAGCCAGCAGCCATGCTCAACAACATGCGGGTGTATGGTTCAGCCTTCCTGGTGCTTATGGTGCTGGTGGTGTTTGTGGGTGTGCGTTACGTGAATAAGTTTGCCTCTCTTTTCCTTGCCTGTGTCATCGTCTCAATTGTGGCTATCTACGCTGGAGCCATCAAGTCCTCTTTTGCACCTCCAGACTTCCC CATATGCATGCTGGGGAACCGCTCCCTCTCCCAGCACCACATTAATGCATGTGCCAAGACTGAGGTGCATGACAACCTCACCCAACACACTCTTCTCTGGGAACGTTTCTGCAACACTAGCAAGCATCGGAATGCCTCCTGTGATGAGTATTTTCAACACAACAATGTCACTGTTATCCAGGGTATTCCAGGGCTGGCCAGTGGCATTATTGCTG ACAATCTTTGGAGCAACTACCTGGTGAAAGGCGAGATCATTGAGAAGCCATCGTTGCACTCAGTTGGTGTGTGGGGAAGTCTGAACCAGCAGTACGTGCTAGCCGATATCACCACTTCCTTTACTCTTCTTGTGGGCATCTTTTTTCCTTCAGTCACTG GGATCATGGCTGGATCAAATCGTTCTGGGGACCTGAAGGATGCCCAGAAATCTATTCCCATTGGTACCATCCTGGCCATTCTTACCACCTCCTTTGTGT ATCTTAGCAACGTGGTACTGTTTGGGGCTTGTGTGGAAGGTGTCGTGCTCAGAGACAA GTTTGGTGACACAGTGAAGGGAAACCTGGTGGTGGGGACATTGTCCTGGCCCTCTCCTTGGGTCATTGTCGTCGGGTCATTCTTCTCCACATGTGGAGCTGGGCTGCAGAGCCTCACTGGTGCCCCCCGACTGCTGCAAGCCATAGCTAAGGACAACATCATACCCTTCTTGCGG GTATTTGGCCATGGCAAAGCCAATGGTGAGCCCACCTGGGCCTTGCTCCTGACAGCAGGCATTGCAGAACTAGGGATCCTTATTGCCTCTTTGGATATGGTAGCCCCCATCCTATCTAT GTTCTTCCTGATGTGTTACCTGTTTGTCAACCTAGCCTGTGCCTTACAAACGCTGCTACGCACCCCCAACTGGAGACCCCGCTTCCGGTACTATCATTG GGCACTCTCCTTCATGGGCATGAGTATCTGTGTAGCACTCATGTTCATCTCCTCTTGGTATTATGCCATCGTTGCCATGGTGATAGCTGGAATGATCTACAAATACATTGAGTACCATGG GGCCGAGAAGGAGTGGGGGGACGGCATCCGTGGCCTGTCCCTCAGCGCAGCCCGCTTTGCCCTGCTGCGTCTCGAGGAGGGGCCACCCCACACCAAGAACTGGAG GCCACAACTGCTGGTGCTGCTAAAGCTGGACGAGGATCTGCATGTGAAGCATCCACACCTGCTCACCTTTGCCTCTGAGCTGAAAGCTGGCAAGGGCCTCACCATCGTAGGCTCCGTCATGGTGGGCAACTTCCTGGAGAGCTACAGCGAGGCACTGGCTGCTGAGCAG ACTGTCAAGCACCTGATGGAGGCAGAACGGGTGAAAGGTTTCTGCCAGGTCGTAGTAGCTACCAAAGTGCGAGAGGGCATCTCCCACCTCATTCAGTCCTGTGGGCTGGGTGGTATGAAGCACAATACTGTGGTGATGGGGTGGCCCAATGCCTGGCGCCAGAGTGAGGATGCCCGTGCTTGGAAAACCTTCATTG GTACTGTCCGTGTGACTACAGCTGCTCATCTAGCTTTGCTCGTAGCAAAGAATGTGGCCTTCTTCCCCAGCAATACAGATCCTTTCTCCGAGGGGAACATTGATGTCTGGTGGATCGTGCATGATGGTGGGATGCTGATGCTACTCCCGTTCCTTCTCAAGCAGCACAAG GTGTGGCGTAAATGCAAAATCCGCATCTTCACGGTAGCCCAGCTTGAGGACAACAGCATCCAGATGAAGAAGGATCTGGCAACCTTTCTCTATCACCTCCGCATTGAGGCAGAGGTAGAAGTGGTGGAAATG CATGACAGCGATATTTCTGCTTACACTTATGAGCGCACCCTGATGATGGAGCAGCGATCCCAGATGTTGCGGCAAATGCGTCTGTCCAAGACAGAGCGGGACCGAGAGGTAAACTGGGCTCAGACAAGGTGGGAAGGGTTTAAAAGATTAGCAGTTTTTAGTGGCTTCTTGATTGATCTTCCTGGGATGCCTCTCTCACAGGCCCAGCTGGTGAAGGACAGGAACTCGATGCTGCGGCTGACCAGCATCGGCTCAGATGATGATGAAGAGACTGAGACTTACCAGGAAAAGGTGCACATGACGTGGACCAAGGACAAGTACATGGCATCCCGTGGGCACAAACCCAGGACCCTGGAGGGTTTCCAGGATATGCTCAACATGCGGCC AGACCAGTCCAACGTGAGACGTATGCACACAGCTGTCAAGCTGAATGAGGTCATCGTCAACAAGTCCCATGAGGCCAAACTGGTGCTGCTCAACATGCCAGGCCCACCACGTAACCCTGAGGGTGATGAGAACT ATATGGAATTCCTGGAGGTCCTGACAGAGGGGCTAGAGCGGGTGCTGCTTGTCCGTGGTGGCGGCAGTGAAGTCATCACCATCTACTCCTAG
- the SLC12A6 gene encoding solute carrier family 12 member 6 isoform X1, with the protein MASVRFMVTPTKIDDIPGLSDTSPDLSSHSSSRVHFSSRESVPETSRSEGASDFSRATTSLATEAAEPATDKTTNPHTDVAEDVSQTSVTGEQYQLLDPGHKKDPHNAYLNNINYEDGDEFFDKNLALFEEEMDTRPKVSSLLNRMANYTNLMQGAREHEEAENVPPGKKKTTKSPQMGTFMGVYLPCLQNIFGVILFLRLTWVVGTAGVLQAFAIVLICCCCTLLTAISMSAIATNGVVPAGGSYFMISRALGPEFGGAVGLCFYLGTTFAAAMYILGAIEIFLMYIAPEATVFRSEDPLKEPAAMLNNMRVYGSAFLVLMVLVVFVGVRYVNKFASLFLACVIVSIVAIYAGAIKSSFAPPDFPICMLGNRSLSQHHINACAKTEVHDNLTQHTLLWERFCNTSKHRNASCDEYFQHNNVTVIQGIPGLASGIIADNLWSNYLVKGEIIEKPSLHSVGVWGSLNQQYVLADITTSFTLLVGIFFPSVTGIMAGSNRSGDLKDAQKSIPIGTILAILTTSFVYLSNVVLFGACVEGVVLRDKFGDTVKGNLVVGTLSWPSPWVIVVGSFFSTCGAGLQSLTGAPRLLQAIAKDNIIPFLRVFGHGKANGEPTWALLLTAGIAELGILIASLDMVAPILSMFFLMCYLFVNLACALQTLLRTPNWRPRFRYYHWALSFMGMSICVALMFISSWYYAIVAMVIAGMIYKYIEYHGAEKEWGDGIRGLSLSAARFALLRLEEGPPHTKNWRPQLLVLLKLDEDLHVKHPHLLTFASELKAGKGLTIVGSVMVGNFLESYSEALAAEQTVKHLMEAERVKGFCQVVVATKVREGISHLIQSCGLGGMKHNTVVMGWPNAWRQSEDARAWKTFIGTVRVTTAAHLALLVAKNVAFFPSNTDPFSEGNIDVWWIVHDGGMLMLLPFLLKQHKVWRKCKIRIFTVAQLEDNSIQMKKDLATFLYHLRIEAEVEVVEMHDSDISAYTYERTLMMEQRSQMLRQMRLSKTERDREVNWAQTRWEGFKRLAVFSGFLIDLPGMPLSQAQLVKDRNSMLRLTSIGSDDDEETETYQEKVHMTWTKDKYMASRGHKPRTLEGFQDMLNMRPDQSNVRRMHTAVKLNEVIVNKSHEAKLVLLNMPGPPRNPEGDENYMEFLEVLTEGLERVLLVRGGGSEVITIYS; encoded by the exons ATCCTGGTCACAAGAAGGATCCTCATAATGCCTATCTCAACAATATCAACTATGAAGACGGCGATGAATTCTTCGACAAGAATTTGGCACTCTTTGAG GAAGAGATGGATACCCGGCCGAAGGTATCCTCCCTGCTCAACCGCATGGCCAATTACACCAACCTGATGCAGGGAGCCCGTGAACATGAGGAGGCTGAGAATGTCCCTCCAGGCAAGAAGAAAACTACCAAG TCTCCACAGATGGGCACATTCATGGGAGTTTATCTGCCTTGCTTGCAAAACATCTTTGGAGTGATTCTCTTCTTACGGCTCACCTGGGTAGTGGGTACAGCTGGCGTGTTGCAAGCCTTTGCCATCGTCCTCATCTGCTGTTGCTGT ACACTGCTAACAGCCATCTCCATGAGTGCCATCGCTACCAATGGAGTTGTGCCTG CTGGGGGTTCATACTTCATGATCTCACGAGCTTTGGGTCCTGAGTTTGGAGGAGCTGTGGGACTCTGCTTCTACCTGGGCACCACCTTTGCTGCTGCAATGTATATCTTGGGAGCCATTGAAATCTTCCTG ATGTACATTGCCCCCGAAGCGACCGTCTTCCGTAGTGAGGATCCCCTGAAGGAGCCAGCAGCCATGCTCAACAACATGCGGGTGTATGGTTCAGCCTTCCTGGTGCTTATGGTGCTGGTGGTGTTTGTGGGTGTGCGTTACGTGAATAAGTTTGCCTCTCTTTTCCTTGCCTGTGTCATCGTCTCAATTGTGGCTATCTACGCTGGAGCCATCAAGTCCTCTTTTGCACCTCCAGACTTCCC CATATGCATGCTGGGGAACCGCTCCCTCTCCCAGCACCACATTAATGCATGTGCCAAGACTGAGGTGCATGACAACCTCACCCAACACACTCTTCTCTGGGAACGTTTCTGCAACACTAGCAAGCATCGGAATGCCTCCTGTGATGAGTATTTTCAACACAACAATGTCACTGTTATCCAGGGTATTCCAGGGCTGGCCAGTGGCATTATTGCTG ACAATCTTTGGAGCAACTACCTGGTGAAAGGCGAGATCATTGAGAAGCCATCGTTGCACTCAGTTGGTGTGTGGGGAAGTCTGAACCAGCAGTACGTGCTAGCCGATATCACCACTTCCTTTACTCTTCTTGTGGGCATCTTTTTTCCTTCAGTCACTG GGATCATGGCTGGATCAAATCGTTCTGGGGACCTGAAGGATGCCCAGAAATCTATTCCCATTGGTACCATCCTGGCCATTCTTACCACCTCCTTTGTGT ATCTTAGCAACGTGGTACTGTTTGGGGCTTGTGTGGAAGGTGTCGTGCTCAGAGACAA GTTTGGTGACACAGTGAAGGGAAACCTGGTGGTGGGGACATTGTCCTGGCCCTCTCCTTGGGTCATTGTCGTCGGGTCATTCTTCTCCACATGTGGAGCTGGGCTGCAGAGCCTCACTGGTGCCCCCCGACTGCTGCAAGCCATAGCTAAGGACAACATCATACCCTTCTTGCGG GTATTTGGCCATGGCAAAGCCAATGGTGAGCCCACCTGGGCCTTGCTCCTGACAGCAGGCATTGCAGAACTAGGGATCCTTATTGCCTCTTTGGATATGGTAGCCCCCATCCTATCTAT GTTCTTCCTGATGTGTTACCTGTTTGTCAACCTAGCCTGTGCCTTACAAACGCTGCTACGCACCCCCAACTGGAGACCCCGCTTCCGGTACTATCATTG GGCACTCTCCTTCATGGGCATGAGTATCTGTGTAGCACTCATGTTCATCTCCTCTTGGTATTATGCCATCGTTGCCATGGTGATAGCTGGAATGATCTACAAATACATTGAGTACCATGG GGCCGAGAAGGAGTGGGGGGACGGCATCCGTGGCCTGTCCCTCAGCGCAGCCCGCTTTGCCCTGCTGCGTCTCGAGGAGGGGCCACCCCACACCAAGAACTGGAG GCCACAACTGCTGGTGCTGCTAAAGCTGGACGAGGATCTGCATGTGAAGCATCCACACCTGCTCACCTTTGCCTCTGAGCTGAAAGCTGGCAAGGGCCTCACCATCGTAGGCTCCGTCATGGTGGGCAACTTCCTGGAGAGCTACAGCGAGGCACTGGCTGCTGAGCAG ACTGTCAAGCACCTGATGGAGGCAGAACGGGTGAAAGGTTTCTGCCAGGTCGTAGTAGCTACCAAAGTGCGAGAGGGCATCTCCCACCTCATTCAGTCCTGTGGGCTGGGTGGTATGAAGCACAATACTGTGGTGATGGGGTGGCCCAATGCCTGGCGCCAGAGTGAGGATGCCCGTGCTTGGAAAACCTTCATTG GTACTGTCCGTGTGACTACAGCTGCTCATCTAGCTTTGCTCGTAGCAAAGAATGTGGCCTTCTTCCCCAGCAATACAGATCCTTTCTCCGAGGGGAACATTGATGTCTGGTGGATCGTGCATGATGGTGGGATGCTGATGCTACTCCCGTTCCTTCTCAAGCAGCACAAG GTGTGGCGTAAATGCAAAATCCGCATCTTCACGGTAGCCCAGCTTGAGGACAACAGCATCCAGATGAAGAAGGATCTGGCAACCTTTCTCTATCACCTCCGCATTGAGGCAGAGGTAGAAGTGGTGGAAATG CATGACAGCGATATTTCTGCTTACACTTATGAGCGCACCCTGATGATGGAGCAGCGATCCCAGATGTTGCGGCAAATGCGTCTGTCCAAGACAGAGCGGGACCGAGAGGTAAACTGGGCTCAGACAAGGTGGGAAGGGTTTAAAAGATTAGCAGTTTTTAGTGGCTTCTTGATTGATCTTCCTGGGATGCCTCTCTCACAGGCCCAGCTGGTGAAGGACAGGAACTCGATGCTGCGGCTGACCAGCATCGGCTCAGATGATGATGAAGAGACTGAGACTTACCAGGAAAAGGTGCACATGACGTGGACCAAGGACAAGTACATGGCATCCCGTGGGCACAAACCCAGGACCCTGGAGGGTTTCCAGGATATGCTCAACATGCGGCC AGACCAGTCCAACGTGAGACGTATGCACACAGCTGTCAAGCTGAATGAGGTCATCGTCAACAAGTCCCATGAGGCCAAACTGGTGCTGCTCAACATGCCAGGCCCACCACGTAACCCTGAGGGTGATGAGAACT ATATGGAATTCCTGGAGGTCCTGACAGAGGGGCTAGAGCGGGTGCTGCTTGTCCGTGGTGGCGGCAGTGAAGTCATCACCATCTACTCCTAG
- the SLC12A6 gene encoding solute carrier family 12 member 6 isoform X3: MASVRFMVTPTKIDDIPGLSDTSPDLSSHSSSRVHFSSRESVPETSRSEGASDFSRATTSLATEAAEPATDKTTNPHTDVAEDVSQTSVTGEQYQLLDPGHKKDPHNAYLNNINYEDGDEFFDKNLALFEEEMDTRPKVSSLLNRMANYTNLMQGAREHEEAENVPPGKKKTTKSPQMGTFMGVYLPCLQNIFGVILFLRLTWVVGTAGVLQAFAIVLICCCCTLLTAISMSAIATNGVVPAGGSYFMISRALGPEFGGAVGLCFYLGTTFAAAMYILGAIEIFLMYIAPEATVFRSEDPLKEPAAMLNNMRVYGSAFLVLMVLVVFVGVRYVNKFASLFLACVIVSIVAIYAGAIKSSFAPPDFPICMLGNRSLSQHHINACAKTEVHDNLTQHTLLWERFCNTSKHRNASCDEYFQHNNVTVIQGIPGLASGIIADNLWSNYLVKGEIIEKPSLHSVGVWGSLNQQYVLADITTSFTLLVGIFFPSVTGIMAGSNRSGDLKDAQKSIPIGTILAILTTSFVYLSNVVLFGACVEGVVLRDKFGDTVKGNLVVGTLSWPSPWVIVVGSFFSTCGAGLQSLTGAPRLLQAIAKDNIIPFLRVFGHGKANGEPTWALLLTAGIAELGILIASLDMVAPILSMFFLMCYLFVNLACALQTLLRTPNWRPRFRYYHWALSFMGMSICVALMFISSWYYAIVAMVIAGMIYKYIEYHGAEKEWGDGIRGLSLSAARFALLRLEEGPPHTKNWRPQLLVLLKLDEDLHVKHPHLLTFASELKAGKGLTIVGSVMVGNFLESYSEALAAEQTVKHLMEAERVKGFCQVVVATKVREGISHLIQSCGLGGMKHNTVVMGWPNAWRQSEDARAWKTFIGTVRVTTAAHLALLVAKNVAFFPSNTDPFSEGNIDVWWIVHDGGMLMLLPFLLKQHKVWRKCKIRIFTVAQLEDNSIQMKKDLATFLYHLRIEAEVEVVEMHDSDISAYTYERTLMMEQRSQMLRQMRLSKTERDREAQLVKDRNSMLRLTSIGSDDDEETETYQEKVHMTWTKDKYMASRGHKPRTLEGFQDMLNMRPDQSNVRRMHTAVKLNEVIVNKSHEAKLVLLNMPGPPRNPEGDENYMEFLEVLTEGLERVLLVRGGGSEVITIYS; encoded by the exons ATCCTGGTCACAAGAAGGATCCTCATAATGCCTATCTCAACAATATCAACTATGAAGACGGCGATGAATTCTTCGACAAGAATTTGGCACTCTTTGAG GAAGAGATGGATACCCGGCCGAAGGTATCCTCCCTGCTCAACCGCATGGCCAATTACACCAACCTGATGCAGGGAGCCCGTGAACATGAGGAGGCTGAGAATGTCCCTCCAGGCAAGAAGAAAACTACCAAG TCTCCACAGATGGGCACATTCATGGGAGTTTATCTGCCTTGCTTGCAAAACATCTTTGGAGTGATTCTCTTCTTACGGCTCACCTGGGTAGTGGGTACAGCTGGCGTGTTGCAAGCCTTTGCCATCGTCCTCATCTGCTGTTGCTGT ACACTGCTAACAGCCATCTCCATGAGTGCCATCGCTACCAATGGAGTTGTGCCTG CTGGGGGTTCATACTTCATGATCTCACGAGCTTTGGGTCCTGAGTTTGGAGGAGCTGTGGGACTCTGCTTCTACCTGGGCACCACCTTTGCTGCTGCAATGTATATCTTGGGAGCCATTGAAATCTTCCTG ATGTACATTGCCCCCGAAGCGACCGTCTTCCGTAGTGAGGATCCCCTGAAGGAGCCAGCAGCCATGCTCAACAACATGCGGGTGTATGGTTCAGCCTTCCTGGTGCTTATGGTGCTGGTGGTGTTTGTGGGTGTGCGTTACGTGAATAAGTTTGCCTCTCTTTTCCTTGCCTGTGTCATCGTCTCAATTGTGGCTATCTACGCTGGAGCCATCAAGTCCTCTTTTGCACCTCCAGACTTCCC CATATGCATGCTGGGGAACCGCTCCCTCTCCCAGCACCACATTAATGCATGTGCCAAGACTGAGGTGCATGACAACCTCACCCAACACACTCTTCTCTGGGAACGTTTCTGCAACACTAGCAAGCATCGGAATGCCTCCTGTGATGAGTATTTTCAACACAACAATGTCACTGTTATCCAGGGTATTCCAGGGCTGGCCAGTGGCATTATTGCTG ACAATCTTTGGAGCAACTACCTGGTGAAAGGCGAGATCATTGAGAAGCCATCGTTGCACTCAGTTGGTGTGTGGGGAAGTCTGAACCAGCAGTACGTGCTAGCCGATATCACCACTTCCTTTACTCTTCTTGTGGGCATCTTTTTTCCTTCAGTCACTG GGATCATGGCTGGATCAAATCGTTCTGGGGACCTGAAGGATGCCCAGAAATCTATTCCCATTGGTACCATCCTGGCCATTCTTACCACCTCCTTTGTGT ATCTTAGCAACGTGGTACTGTTTGGGGCTTGTGTGGAAGGTGTCGTGCTCAGAGACAA GTTTGGTGACACAGTGAAGGGAAACCTGGTGGTGGGGACATTGTCCTGGCCCTCTCCTTGGGTCATTGTCGTCGGGTCATTCTTCTCCACATGTGGAGCTGGGCTGCAGAGCCTCACTGGTGCCCCCCGACTGCTGCAAGCCATAGCTAAGGACAACATCATACCCTTCTTGCGG GTATTTGGCCATGGCAAAGCCAATGGTGAGCCCACCTGGGCCTTGCTCCTGACAGCAGGCATTGCAGAACTAGGGATCCTTATTGCCTCTTTGGATATGGTAGCCCCCATCCTATCTAT GTTCTTCCTGATGTGTTACCTGTTTGTCAACCTAGCCTGTGCCTTACAAACGCTGCTACGCACCCCCAACTGGAGACCCCGCTTCCGGTACTATCATTG GGCACTCTCCTTCATGGGCATGAGTATCTGTGTAGCACTCATGTTCATCTCCTCTTGGTATTATGCCATCGTTGCCATGGTGATAGCTGGAATGATCTACAAATACATTGAGTACCATGG GGCCGAGAAGGAGTGGGGGGACGGCATCCGTGGCCTGTCCCTCAGCGCAGCCCGCTTTGCCCTGCTGCGTCTCGAGGAGGGGCCACCCCACACCAAGAACTGGAG GCCACAACTGCTGGTGCTGCTAAAGCTGGACGAGGATCTGCATGTGAAGCATCCACACCTGCTCACCTTTGCCTCTGAGCTGAAAGCTGGCAAGGGCCTCACCATCGTAGGCTCCGTCATGGTGGGCAACTTCCTGGAGAGCTACAGCGAGGCACTGGCTGCTGAGCAG ACTGTCAAGCACCTGATGGAGGCAGAACGGGTGAAAGGTTTCTGCCAGGTCGTAGTAGCTACCAAAGTGCGAGAGGGCATCTCCCACCTCATTCAGTCCTGTGGGCTGGGTGGTATGAAGCACAATACTGTGGTGATGGGGTGGCCCAATGCCTGGCGCCAGAGTGAGGATGCCCGTGCTTGGAAAACCTTCATTG GTACTGTCCGTGTGACTACAGCTGCTCATCTAGCTTTGCTCGTAGCAAAGAATGTGGCCTTCTTCCCCAGCAATACAGATCCTTTCTCCGAGGGGAACATTGATGTCTGGTGGATCGTGCATGATGGTGGGATGCTGATGCTACTCCCGTTCCTTCTCAAGCAGCACAAG GTGTGGCGTAAATGCAAAATCCGCATCTTCACGGTAGCCCAGCTTGAGGACAACAGCATCCAGATGAAGAAGGATCTGGCAACCTTTCTCTATCACCTCCGCATTGAGGCAGAGGTAGAAGTGGTGGAAATG CATGACAGCGATATTTCTGCTTACACTTATGAGCGCACCCTGATGATGGAGCAGCGATCCCAGATGTTGCGGCAAATGCGTCTGTCCAAGACAGAGCGGGACCGAGAG GCCCAGCTGGTGAAGGACAGGAACTCGATGCTGCGGCTGACCAGCATCGGCTCAGATGATGATGAAGAGACTGAGACTTACCAGGAAAAGGTGCACATGACGTGGACCAAGGACAAGTACATGGCATCCCGTGGGCACAAACCCAGGACCCTGGAGGGTTTCCAGGATATGCTCAACATGCGGCC AGACCAGTCCAACGTGAGACGTATGCACACAGCTGTCAAGCTGAATGAGGTCATCGTCAACAAGTCCCATGAGGCCAAACTGGTGCTGCTCAACATGCCAGGCCCACCACGTAACCCTGAGGGTGATGAGAACT ATATGGAATTCCTGGAGGTCCTGACAGAGGGGCTAGAGCGGGTGCTGCTTGTCCGTGGTGGCGGCAGTGAAGTCATCACCATCTACTCCTAG